From the Streptomyces sp. Tu 2975 genome, one window contains:
- the malQ gene encoding 4-alpha-glucanotransferase: MGLARLAELHGVATTFSPAKGVTVAVPDATVVAVLAALDIDASTPEAVRAALDRAEHAAASRLLPRTVVVWQGPDGERAGVPPALTALPAGTTLRVTTEEGRELSWTTPRRTDARNTDAGAVGGGTPHGTRPASAHAAKGPDGGRVWQQLPPGVHRLHAVAPDGRGTDAGLVVAPARVPAPDGRSHGFLVQLYSLLSARSWGMGDLGDLAELATWSGRSLGASFVQVNPLHAAVPGAPTDPSPYRPSSRRFPDPVHLRIEDVPECAYADPADRRRLEELRDRAAELRESVLDKGALIDRDAVWELKAQALEIIHRIPLGPGRRAAYRDFVAEQGQALEDHATWCALAEVHGSEWHDWPAALRDPRSPQTAEARAGLADRVDFHSRLVWLTDEQLAAAGRAAREAGMEVGIVHDLAVGVHPGGADAWAQQDSFAAGMSIGAPPDAFNAHGQDWGLPPWRPDALAASGYAPYRGLLRGILRNAGALRIDHVMGLFRLWWVPIGSPPTEGAYVRYDAEAMLAVLVLEAHRAGAVVIGEDLGTVEPGVREALSRRGVLGTSVLWFERDWSGDGRPLPPAKWREGCVATATTHDLPSTAARLTGGHVELRHRLGLLARPLDEERTEETADVTEWLALLSDLGLLPEGPGDEEGAIRAVYRYLLRTPARMVGIWLPDTVGDRRPQNLPGTWDQYPNWRLPVSDAEGRPMSLEGLAASPRLHRLLEVFAARTAPPDARPS, translated from the coding sequence ATGGGCCTTGCCCGGCTTGCCGAGCTGCACGGAGTCGCCACCACCTTCTCGCCCGCCAAGGGCGTGACCGTCGCAGTCCCGGACGCCACCGTCGTGGCCGTTCTCGCCGCGCTGGACATCGACGCGTCCACGCCGGAGGCGGTACGCGCCGCGCTGGACCGTGCCGAGCATGCCGCGGCGAGCCGGCTCCTGCCCCGCACGGTCGTCGTATGGCAAGGCCCCGACGGCGAGAGGGCCGGCGTACCGCCGGCTCTGACCGCCCTCCCCGCCGGCACGACCCTCCGTGTGACCACGGAGGAGGGCCGCGAGCTCAGCTGGACCACCCCGCGGCGCACGGACGCACGGAACACGGACGCGGGGGCCGTGGGCGGCGGCACTCCGCACGGCACCCGCCCGGCCTCCGCGCACGCCGCCAAAGGCCCGGACGGCGGCCGGGTCTGGCAGCAACTGCCGCCCGGTGTGCACCGGCTGCACGCCGTCGCGCCGGACGGCCGCGGCACCGACGCCGGCCTGGTCGTCGCTCCCGCGCGGGTGCCCGCCCCGGACGGGCGCTCCCACGGTTTCCTCGTCCAGCTCTACTCCCTGCTCTCCGCACGTTCCTGGGGCATGGGCGACCTCGGTGACCTCGCCGAGCTGGCCACTTGGTCGGGACGGTCGCTCGGCGCGTCCTTCGTCCAGGTGAATCCGTTGCACGCCGCCGTACCGGGCGCCCCCACCGACCCCTCCCCGTACCGCCCTTCCTCCCGTCGCTTCCCCGACCCCGTCCATCTGCGCATCGAGGACGTGCCCGAGTGCGCGTACGCGGACCCGGCGGACCGGCGGCGGCTGGAGGAGCTGCGCGACCGGGCGGCGGAACTGCGTGAATCGGTGCTCGACAAAGGCGCGTTGATCGACCGGGACGCCGTCTGGGAGCTCAAGGCCCAGGCGCTGGAGATCATCCACCGCATCCCCCTCGGCCCCGGACGCCGCGCCGCCTACCGCGACTTCGTCGCGGAACAGGGCCAGGCGCTGGAGGACCACGCCACCTGGTGCGCGCTCGCCGAGGTGCACGGCTCCGAGTGGCACGACTGGCCCGCCGCGCTGCGCGACCCCCGCTCGCCGCAGACGGCGGAGGCCAGGGCAGGGCTGGCCGACCGGGTCGACTTCCACAGCCGACTGGTCTGGCTGACCGACGAGCAGCTGGCCGCGGCGGGACGCGCGGCTCGCGAGGCCGGCATGGAGGTCGGGATCGTCCACGACCTCGCGGTCGGTGTCCACCCGGGCGGCGCCGACGCCTGGGCACAGCAGGACTCCTTCGCCGCCGGGATGTCGATCGGCGCCCCGCCGGACGCCTTCAACGCGCACGGACAGGACTGGGGGCTGCCGCCCTGGCGGCCCGACGCGCTGGCCGCGTCCGGCTACGCCCCCTACCGCGGGCTGCTGCGCGGCATCCTGCGCAACGCGGGCGCCCTCCGCATCGACCATGTGATGGGCCTGTTCCGGCTCTGGTGGGTGCCGATCGGCAGCCCTCCCACCGAAGGTGCCTACGTCCGCTACGACGCGGAGGCCATGCTCGCCGTCCTCGTCCTCGAGGCGCACCGCGCGGGTGCCGTCGTCATAGGAGAGGACCTCGGGACGGTCGAGCCCGGAGTGCGGGAAGCGCTGTCCCGCCGTGGTGTGCTCGGCACCTCCGTGCTCTGGTTCGAACGGGACTGGTCCGGCGACGGACGCCCGCTGCCGCCCGCGAAGTGGCGCGAAGGCTGCGTCGCCACCGCCACGACCCACGACCTGCCGTCCACGGCGGCCCGGCTCACCGGCGGCCATGTGGAGCTGCGCCACCGGCTCGGTCTGCTGGCCCGCCCCCTGGACGAGGAACGCACGGAGGAGACGGCCGATGTCACCGAGTGGCTCGCCCTGCTCAGCGACCTCGGCCTGCTGCCGGAGGGTCCCGGCGACGAGGAGGGCGCGATCCGGGCCGTCTACCGCTACCTGCTGCGCACCCCGGCGCGGATGGTGGGGATCTGGCTTCCCGACACGGTGGGCGACCGACGCCCGCAGAACCTGCCGGGGACCTGGGACCAGTACCCGAACTGGCGTCTGCCCGTCTCGGACGCCGAGGGGCGCCCCATGAGCCTGGAGGGGTTGGCCGCCTCACCCAGGCTGCACCGTCTCCTGGAGGTCTTCGCTGCCCGTACGGCACCCCCGGACGCGCGGCCGTCATAG
- a CDS encoding DMT family transporter: MGPGLLLAAVATVVWSGSFVTSRALHDSVPPVQAAFWRWVVAIAAVAPFALRQTWRQRALVRRHLGFLTVAALLGVTVYNTLVNQAGLTTSAANMGMIMAASPVLMALYERLSGSRLGARRVFGTAVACCGVLLLVGDGSPSFSFAPGDLWMFAAALSFAAYSVLLRRRPDGLEGPVLLFTTFVLGALMLLPAQLISLSALGGFEPSVGTVGPLVYVGVFSSAVAFFAWNRAIALIGAAKAGVVYYLQPVCVALLSYALLGETLGSAQVVCMALILGGVALAAAGRPAR, encoded by the coding sequence ATGGGGCCCGGGCTGCTGCTCGCCGCCGTCGCGACCGTCGTCTGGTCGGGGAGCTTCGTCACGTCCCGCGCTCTGCACGACTCCGTACCTCCGGTCCAGGCGGCGTTCTGGCGCTGGGTCGTCGCCATCGCCGCCGTCGCTCCGTTCGCCCTGCGGCAGACCTGGCGGCAGCGGGCGCTCGTCCGCCGTCACCTCGGCTTCCTGACCGTCGCGGCGCTCCTCGGCGTCACCGTCTACAACACCCTCGTCAACCAGGCCGGGCTCACCACCTCCGCGGCCAACATGGGCATGATCATGGCCGCCTCGCCCGTCCTGATGGCGCTGTACGAGCGGCTGTCGGGCAGCCGCCTCGGAGCCCGCCGCGTCTTCGGGACGGCCGTCGCCTGCTGCGGTGTCCTGCTGCTCGTCGGCGACGGATCACCGTCGTTCAGCTTCGCCCCGGGCGACCTGTGGATGTTCGCGGCGGCACTCAGCTTCGCCGCGTACAGTGTCCTGCTGCGCCGCCGTCCCGACGGTCTCGAGGGACCGGTGCTGCTGTTCACCACGTTCGTGCTCGGTGCGCTGATGCTGCTGCCGGCGCAGCTGATCAGCCTCTCCGCGCTGGGCGGCTTCGAGCCGTCGGTCGGCACCGTCGGTCCGCTCGTCTACGTCGGAGTCTTCTCCTCCGCCGTCGCCTTCTTCGCCTGGAACAGGGCGATCGCACTCATCGGGGCGGCCAAGGCCGGTGTCGTCTACTACCTGCAACCGGTGTGTGTGGCGCTGCTCTCCTACGCGCTGCTGGGCGAGACGCTCGGGAGTGCGCAGGTCGTGTGCATGGCGCTGATCCTCGGCGGGGTGGCCCTCGCCGCCGCCGGAAGGCCCGCCCGATAG
- a CDS encoding LysR family transcriptional regulator codes for MIEWDIKKLRILRALGEHGTVTATAEALLMTPSAVSQQLSNLARQLGVPLLEAQGRRVRLTDAAHLVLRHAEAVFAQLERAEAELADYLRGEVGVVRVGAFSTAVPALVVPAVRRLRTGHPGLDVRVREAEASEAYELLSSGRVDLALSLAAHAPTARDPRFALVPLLADPLDVALQAGHPLALSEDLRLADLSGEPWIFGGSGPWSEITLAACEAAGFVPEQAHSAAGWPAILAMVEAGMGVALVPRMAAGRRDGVLMRPLGTDRPRRHVLAAVRRGAESAPGVARVLDALREVASERTA; via the coding sequence ATGATCGAGTGGGACATCAAGAAGCTCCGGATCCTCCGTGCTCTCGGCGAGCACGGGACCGTGACGGCCACCGCCGAGGCGCTGTTGATGACCCCCTCGGCCGTGTCACAGCAGCTGTCGAACCTGGCCAGGCAGCTCGGAGTGCCGCTGCTGGAGGCTCAGGGACGCCGTGTGCGGCTCACCGACGCGGCGCATCTGGTGCTGCGGCACGCGGAGGCGGTGTTCGCGCAGCTGGAGCGGGCGGAGGCGGAGCTGGCCGACTACCTGCGGGGCGAGGTCGGGGTGGTGCGGGTCGGGGCGTTCTCGACGGCCGTGCCGGCTCTCGTCGTACCGGCGGTGCGGCGGCTGCGGACCGGCCACCCGGGCCTCGACGTCCGGGTGAGGGAGGCCGAGGCGTCCGAGGCGTACGAACTCCTCTCCTCGGGCCGCGTCGACCTGGCCCTGTCCCTCGCTGCGCACGCGCCCACGGCCCGCGACCCGCGGTTCGCCCTGGTGCCGCTGCTCGCCGACCCGTTGGACGTGGCGCTGCAGGCCGGTCATCCGCTGGCCCTGTCCGAGGATCTGCGGCTGGCGGACCTGTCGGGCGAGCCATGGATCTTCGGCGGCAGCGGCCCATGGTCCGAGATCACGCTCGCGGCGTGCGAGGCCGCGGGCTTCGTGCCGGAGCAGGCGCACTCCGCGGCCGGCTGGCCGGCGATCCTGGCGATGGTCGAAGCAGGGATGGGCGTGGCGCTGGTGCCCAGGATGGCGGCAGGGCGGCGGGACGGCGTGCTGATGCGCCCCCTCGGGACGGACCGGCCCCGCCGCCATGTGCTGGCGGCGGTCCGGCGCGGCGCCGAATCGGCACCGGGAGTGGCCCGGGTGCTGGACGCTCTGCGGGAGGTGGCGTCGGAGCGGACGGCGTGA
- a CDS encoding selina-4(15),7(11)-diene synthase has product MEPELTVPPLFSPIRQAIHPKHSDIDVQTAAWAETFRIGSEELRGKLVTQDIGTFSARILPEGREEVVSLLADFILWLFGVDDGHCEEGELGHRPGDLAGLLHRLIRVAQNPEAPMMQDDPLAAGLRDLRMRVDRFGTAGQTARWVDALREYFFSVVWEAAHRRAGTVPDLNDYTLMRLYDGATSVVLPMLEMGHGYELQPYERDRTAVRAVAEMASFIITWDNDIFSYHKERRGSGYYLNALRVLEQERGLTPAQALDAAISQRDRVMCLFTTVSEQLAEQGSPQLRQYLHSLRCFIRGAQDWGISSVRYTTPDDPASMPSVFTDVPTDDSTEPLDIPAVSWWWGLLAEDARPVRTQVPAQRSA; this is encoded by the coding sequence GTGGAGCCCGAGCTGACCGTTCCGCCGCTCTTCTCTCCGATTCGACAAGCGATCCACCCGAAGCACTCCGACATCGACGTGCAGACAGCGGCCTGGGCGGAAACCTTCCGCATCGGGTCGGAGGAACTGCGCGGCAAACTCGTCACCCAGGACATCGGTACGTTCTCCGCCCGCATCCTCCCCGAGGGCCGCGAAGAGGTCGTGTCGCTGCTCGCGGACTTCATCCTCTGGCTCTTCGGCGTCGACGACGGCCACTGCGAGGAGGGGGAGCTCGGCCACCGGCCGGGCGACCTGGCCGGCCTCCTGCACCGCCTGATACGCGTGGCGCAGAACCCGGAGGCCCCGATGATGCAGGACGATCCGCTGGCGGCGGGCCTGCGGGACCTGCGCATGCGTGTGGACCGCTTCGGCACGGCCGGCCAGACGGCCCGGTGGGTCGACGCGCTGCGCGAGTACTTCTTCTCCGTCGTGTGGGAGGCCGCACACCGGCGCGCGGGCACGGTCCCCGACCTCAACGACTACACCCTGATGCGCCTCTACGACGGCGCGACGTCGGTGGTACTCCCGATGCTGGAGATGGGCCACGGCTACGAACTTCAGCCGTACGAACGGGACCGGACCGCGGTACGGGCCGTGGCCGAGATGGCGTCGTTCATCATCACCTGGGACAACGACATTTTCTCGTACCACAAGGAACGCAGAGGATCCGGCTACTACCTCAACGCGCTGCGCGTGCTCGAGCAGGAACGCGGCCTGACGCCCGCTCAGGCCCTGGACGCGGCGATCTCACAGCGGGACCGGGTGATGTGCCTGTTCACGACCGTGAGCGAGCAACTCGCCGAGCAGGGCAGCCCCCAGCTGCGGCAGTACCTCCACAGCCTGCGCTGCTTCATACGCGGCGCTCAGGACTGGGGTATCAGCTCGGTCCGCTACACCACGCCGGACGACCCGGCGAGCATGCCGTCGGTGTTCACCGATGTCCCGACCGACGACAGTACCGAGCCGCTGGACATCCCCGCGGTCTCCTGGTGGTGGGGGCTCCTCGCCGAGGACGCGCGGCCCGTCCGCACACAGGTGCCGGCCCAGCGTTCCGCCTAG
- a CDS encoding ATP/GTP-binding protein, whose protein sequence is MDFKSSEQAVGPRSEDVLPETATAAVKVVIVGGFGVGKTTLVGSVSEIRPLTTEETMTQAGVGVDDTQGVERKTSTTVAMDFGRISINEELVLYLFGTPGQERFWFLWRGLFEGALGAVVLVDTRRLEVSFDVIGRLEERGVPFVVAVNSFPDAPAHSVDELRAALDLPDAVPIVLCDARMRSSSRDVLMTLMRYLQTLAMTQEAS, encoded by the coding sequence ATGGACTTCAAAAGCTCTGAGCAGGCCGTCGGGCCGCGGAGCGAGGACGTGCTGCCGGAGACGGCCACGGCCGCCGTCAAGGTGGTCATCGTGGGCGGTTTCGGCGTCGGCAAGACGACGCTGGTCGGCTCGGTGAGTGAGATCAGGCCGCTGACGACCGAGGAGACGATGACGCAGGCCGGGGTCGGCGTCGACGACACCCAGGGCGTGGAACGCAAGACCTCCACGACCGTCGCGATGGACTTCGGCCGCATCAGCATCAACGAGGAGCTGGTGCTGTACCTGTTCGGCACCCCCGGCCAGGAGCGCTTCTGGTTCCTGTGGCGCGGCCTGTTCGAGGGCGCGCTGGGCGCCGTCGTGCTCGTCGACACCCGCCGGCTCGAGGTCAGCTTCGACGTCATCGGGCGGCTCGAGGAGCGCGGCGTGCCGTTCGTGGTCGCCGTCAACTCCTTCCCGGACGCGCCGGCTCACTCCGTCGACGAGCTGCGTGCGGCGCTGGACCTGCCGGACGCCGTGCCGATAGTGCTCTGTGACGCGCGCATGCGCAGTTCCAGCCGGGACGTCCTGATGACGCTGATGCGCTATCTGCAGACCCTTGCCATGACGCAGGAGGCGTCCTGA
- a CDS encoding DUF742 domain-containing protein — protein sequence MSDAGEDWEETSPERLYVITGGRSGSSAPTALDLVTLIVARSGPKPGMQPEHAAIIRLCHAPLSVAEISAYLSLPVSVVTVLLSDLLAEDKVLARAPVRAARLPDRALIEAVIDGLQKL from the coding sequence GTGAGCGACGCGGGCGAGGACTGGGAAGAGACCAGTCCCGAGCGGCTCTACGTCATCACGGGCGGCCGCAGCGGCTCGTCCGCGCCCACCGCGCTCGACCTGGTCACCCTGATCGTGGCCAGGTCGGGTCCCAAGCCCGGCATGCAGCCGGAGCACGCGGCGATCATCCGGCTCTGTCACGCACCGCTCTCGGTGGCGGAGATCTCCGCCTATCTGAGCCTTCCGGTGAGCGTGGTGACCGTGCTGCTCAGCGATCTTCTGGCCGAGGACAAGGTGCTGGCACGCGCACCCGTCCGGGCCGCCCGTCTCCCCGACCGCGCTTTGATTGAGGCAGTGATCGATGGACTTCAAAAGCTCTGA
- a CDS encoding roadblock/LC7 domain-containing protein gives MIQRQSNQTNMDWMLKDLAEGVPQTRNVVVLSADGLRMAQYGADTDTADRLAAACAGLQSLAAAVASELPHGDGQMRLVVIEMDGGFFYLMAAGAGAYLAVLADEGVDAGLMGHRMRDLVLRIGEHLSTPPRHEGQTA, from the coding sequence ATGATTCAGCGGCAGTCCAACCAGACCAACATGGACTGGATGCTCAAGGACCTGGCGGAGGGCGTCCCGCAGACGCGCAACGTCGTCGTCCTGTCCGCCGACGGTCTGCGCATGGCCCAGTACGGCGCGGACACCGACACCGCCGACCGGCTGGCGGCCGCCTGCGCGGGGCTGCAGAGTCTGGCGGCCGCCGTCGCGTCCGAACTACCGCACGGTGACGGGCAGATGCGTCTGGTCGTCATCGAGATGGACGGCGGCTTCTTCTATCTGATGGCGGCCGGCGCAGGCGCGTATCTCGCGGTACTGGCCGACGAAGGCGTCGACGCCGGGCTGATGGGCCACCGGATGCGGGACCTCGTGCTGCGGATCGGAGAGCACCTGAGCACGCCGCCGCGGCATGAAGGACAGACCGCGTGA
- a CDS encoding ATP-binding protein: MVRQGTSTGSPRPPASLVWQLPVAATVAAAIAAVSLVSASARTPVVVICVVAVVAVAAACAEVMRRGRLVAQLRHTVAAQDAALARQAAETTRLAGELLPEVVERLRKGEFPEDVLASLDASAEHQAVLRSVVGAVSAEEDLRESAQRAFVNIARRVQAIVHQQAQELREMEDRHGQTPSVFGDLLRIDHGTALIGRLADSIAVLGGARPGRQWSRAVPLYSVMRGAMSRIIDYQRVELHSVSEVAVVGTAVEPLIHALSELLDNATRYSPPHTKVHLTAVDVQSGIAVEIEDGGVSMSEEARLRAERMLRQAQQGIDVNDLGETPRLGLAVVGRLSQAYGFQVSLRSSAYGGVRAVLVVPQDLITTASSATGLAHGIGASSGPRPAGSETQERLPRPVAGPTAAVSAAPPEDDLPVVTERTPTGLPQRRRKARATVPAPAAPRESAGPTAPAGGAPSAASETESAPAVQPGMWLAAFQSGLSGDTTQPSKGNEQP; this comes from the coding sequence ATGGTTCGACAGGGAACGTCGACCGGAAGTCCGCGGCCCCCGGCCAGCCTTGTCTGGCAGCTGCCCGTAGCCGCGACCGTCGCGGCCGCGATCGCGGCCGTGTCCCTGGTCTCCGCTTCGGCCCGCACCCCCGTGGTCGTGATCTGCGTCGTCGCGGTCGTCGCGGTCGCCGCCGCCTGCGCGGAGGTGATGCGGCGCGGCAGACTGGTGGCCCAGTTGCGGCACACGGTCGCGGCGCAGGACGCCGCCCTCGCGCGACAGGCCGCCGAGACCACCCGGCTCGCCGGCGAGCTGCTGCCCGAGGTGGTGGAACGGCTCCGCAAGGGCGAGTTCCCCGAGGACGTGCTGGCCTCGCTCGACGCGTCGGCCGAGCACCAGGCGGTGCTCCGCTCGGTCGTCGGCGCGGTCAGCGCGGAGGAGGACCTGCGCGAATCCGCCCAGCGCGCTTTCGTGAACATCGCCCGCCGCGTTCAGGCGATCGTCCACCAGCAGGCGCAGGAACTTCGGGAGATGGAGGACCGGCACGGTCAGACCCCCAGCGTCTTCGGCGACCTCCTGCGTATCGACCACGGCACGGCCCTGATCGGCCGCCTCGCCGACTCCATCGCCGTGCTCGGCGGTGCCCGCCCCGGCCGCCAGTGGAGCAGGGCCGTACCGCTGTACAGCGTCATGCGTGGCGCGATGTCACGGATCATCGACTACCAGCGGGTCGAGCTGCACTCGGTCTCCGAGGTCGCCGTCGTCGGCACCGCCGTCGAGCCCCTGATCCACGCGCTGTCCGAGCTCCTCGACAACGCCACCCGCTACTCGCCACCGCACACCAAGGTCCATCTGACCGCGGTGGACGTGCAGTCCGGCATCGCCGTCGAGATCGAGGACGGCGGCGTCAGCATGAGCGAGGAGGCCCGGCTGCGGGCCGAGCGCATGCTGCGCCAGGCCCAGCAGGGGATCGATGTCAACGACCTCGGTGAGACGCCCCGTCTCGGCCTGGCGGTCGTCGGCCGGCTCTCCCAGGCGTACGGCTTCCAGGTCTCGCTGCGGTCGTCCGCGTACGGCGGTGTCCGCGCCGTCCTCGTCGTACCGCAGGACCTCATCACCACCGCCTCGTCCGCGACCGGCCTCGCGCACGGTATCGGCGCCTCGTCCGGCCCGCGCCCGGCCGGTTCGGAGACCCAGGAACGGCTGCCCAGGCCCGTAGCCGGGCCAACGGCCGCGGTGTCGGCCGCCCCGCCCGAGGACGACCTGCCGGTGGTGACAGAGCGGACCCCCACCGGTCTGCCCCAGCGCCGCCGCAAGGCACGCGCGACCGTGCCCGCGCCGGCCGCGCCCCGCGAGTCCGCCGGCCCGACGGCGCCCGCCGGCGGTGCGCCCTCGGCCGCCTCGGAGACGGAGTCCGCACCGGCGGTGCAGCCCGGCATGTGGCTGGCCGCGTTCCAGAGCGGCCTGTCCGGTGACACCACCCAGCCAAGCAAGGGGAACGAGCAGCCATGA
- the pepN gene encoding aminopeptidase N: MPGTNLTREEAQQRARLLTVDSYEIDLDLSGAQDGGTYRSETTVRFASAEANAETFIDLVAPAVHDVVLNGKSLDVAAVFRDSRIALNHLHEGDNELKVVADCSYTNTGEGLHRFVDPVDEQAYLYTQFEVPDARRVFANFEQPDLKATFRFTVKAPEGWTVISNSPRQQSEGSAPEDNVWRFEPTPRISTYITALIAGPYHSVHSSYEKDGQSVPLGIYCRPSLAEYLDADAIFDVTRQGFDWFQEKFDYAYPFAKYDQLFVPEFNAGAMENAGAVTIRDQYVFRSKVTDAAYEVRAETILHELAHMWFGDLVTMEWWNDLWLNESFATYTSIACQASAPGSRWPHSWTTFANSMKTWAYRQDQLPSTHPIMAEIRDLDDVLVNFDGITYAKGASVLKQLVAYVGMDEFFRGVQAYFKAHAFGNTRLSDLLGALEETSGRDLKTWSKAWLETAGINVLRPEIDTDDSGVITSFAVRQEAPALPAGAKGEPTLRPHRIAIGLYDLDDAGKLVRRERVELDVDGGLTEVPALVGKARPAVVLLNDDDLSYAKVRLDEESLRNVTEHLGDFTESLPRALCWASAWDMTRDGELAARDYLALVLSGIGKESDIGVVQSLHRQVKLAVDLYAAPAWREAGLTRWTDATLAHLRAAAPGSDHQLAWARAFAATARTPQQLDLLQALLDGTETIEGLAVDTELRWAFVERLAATGVFDEDDIAGEYERDKTAAGERHAATAKAARPTPEAKAEAWASVVESDKLPNAVQEAVISGFVQTDQRELLTPYAEKYFATVKDVWESRSHEMAQQVAIGLYPSLLVSQETLGATDEWLSSAEPNAALRRLVSESRAGVERALKAQAADAAATTD; encoded by the coding sequence GTGCCTGGCACAAACCTGACCCGTGAAGAGGCGCAGCAGCGTGCGCGTCTGCTCACCGTTGACTCGTACGAGATCGACCTCGATCTCTCCGGGGCACAGGACGGCGGGACCTACCGGTCCGAGACCACCGTGCGTTTCGCGTCCGCCGAGGCGAACGCGGAGACGTTCATCGACCTGGTCGCACCGGCCGTGCACGACGTGGTGCTGAACGGCAAGTCGCTCGACGTGGCCGCCGTCTTCCGCGACTCGCGGATCGCGCTGAACCATCTTCATGAGGGCGACAACGAGCTGAAGGTCGTCGCCGACTGCTCGTACACCAACACCGGCGAGGGCCTCCACCGGTTCGTCGACCCGGTGGACGAGCAGGCGTACCTGTACACGCAGTTCGAGGTGCCGGACGCGCGGCGTGTCTTTGCGAACTTCGAGCAGCCGGACCTGAAGGCGACGTTCCGGTTCACCGTGAAGGCGCCCGAGGGCTGGACGGTGATCTCGAACTCGCCGCGGCAGCAGTCGGAGGGTTCCGCGCCAGAGGACAACGTGTGGCGCTTCGAGCCGACGCCGCGCATCTCCACGTACATCACGGCGCTGATCGCCGGCCCGTACCACAGCGTGCACAGCTCGTACGAGAAGGACGGGCAGTCGGTGCCGCTCGGCATCTACTGCCGTCCGTCGCTGGCCGAGTACCTGGACGCGGACGCGATCTTCGACGTCACGCGGCAGGGCTTCGACTGGTTCCAGGAGAAGTTCGACTACGCCTACCCGTTCGCCAAGTACGACCAGCTGTTCGTGCCGGAGTTCAACGCGGGCGCGATGGAGAACGCGGGCGCCGTCACCATCCGCGACCAGTACGTCTTCCGTTCGAAGGTGACGGACGCGGCGTACGAGGTGCGGGCGGAGACGATCCTGCACGAGCTCGCCCACATGTGGTTCGGCGACCTCGTCACCATGGAGTGGTGGAACGACCTGTGGCTGAACGAGTCGTTCGCCACCTACACGTCGATCGCCTGCCAGGCCTCCGCGCCGGGTTCGAGGTGGCCGCACTCGTGGACCACGTTCGCGAACTCCATGAAGACGTGGGCCTACCGGCAGGACCAGCTGCCGTCGACCCATCCGATCATGGCCGAGATCCGCGACCTCGATGACGTTCTCGTGAACTTCGACGGCATCACGTACGCCAAGGGTGCGTCGGTTCTCAAGCAGCTGGTCGCCTATGTGGGCATGGACGAGTTCTTCCGCGGCGTGCAGGCCTACTTCAAGGCGCACGCGTTCGGCAACACCCGTCTGTCCGATCTGCTCGGTGCGCTGGAGGAGACCAGCGGCCGCGACCTGAAGACGTGGTCGAAGGCGTGGCTGGAGACGGCCGGCATCAACGTCCTGCGCCCGGAGATCGACACGGACGACTCCGGTGTCATCACCTCCTTCGCCGTGAGGCAGGAGGCCCCGGCGCTGCCGGCGGGCGCGAAGGGCGAGCCGACCCTGCGGCCGCACCGCATCGCGATCGGCCTGTACGACCTGGACGACGCGGGCAAGCTGGTGCGCCGCGAGCGGGTCGAGCTCGACGTCGACGGCGGGCTGACCGAGGTCCCGGCGCTCGTGGGGAAGGCCCGCCCGGCCGTCGTCCTGCTCAACGACGACGACCTGTCCTACGCCAAGGTCCGCCTCGACGAGGAGTCCCTGCGGAACGTCACGGAACACCTCGGCGACTTCACCGAGTCCCTGCCGCGCGCACTGTGCTGGGCCTCCGCCTGGGACATGACCCGCGACGGCGAACTGGCCGCCCGCGACTACCTCGCGCTGGTCCTCTCCGGGATCGGCAAGGAGTCCGACATCGGCGTGGTCCAGTCCCTGCACCGCCAGGTCAAGCTCGCCGTCGACCTGTACGCCGCGCCCGCCTGGCGTGAGGCCGGGCTGACCCGGTGGACGGACGCCACGCTCGCGCATCTGCGGGCGGCGGCGCCGGGCAGCGACCACCAGCTGGCGTGGGCGCGGGCGTTCGCCGCGACCGCGCGCACCCCGCAGCAGCTCGACCTGCTCCAGGCGCTGCTCGACGGCACGGAGACGATCGAGGGCCTGGCCGTCGACACCGAGCTGCGCTGGGCCTTCGTGGAGCGGCTCGCCGCGACCGGCGTCTTCGACGAGGACGACATCGCCGGCGAGTACGAGCGCGACAAGACCGCGGCCGGCGAGCGGCACGCGGCGACCGCGAAGGCGGCGCGGCCGACCCCGGAGGCGAAGGCGGAGGCCTGGGCCTCGGTCGTCGAGTCCGACAAGCTGCCCAACGCCGTGCAGGAGGCCGTGATCTCCGGCTTCGTCCAGACGGACCAGCGCGAGCTGCTCACGCCGTACGCGGAGAAGTACTTCGCGACGGTCAAGGACGTGTGGGAGTCGCGCAGCCACGAGATGGCACAGCAGGTCGCGATCGGCCTCTACCCGTCGCTGCTCGTCTCCCAGGAGACGCTGGGCGCGACGGACGAGTGGCTCTCCTCCGCCGAGCCGAACGCGGCACTGCGCCGGCTGGTCTCCGAGTCCCGCGCGGGCGTCGAGCGCGCGCTGAAGGCCCAGGCGGCGGACGCGGCGGCGACCACCGACTGA